In one Bombus fervidus isolate BK054 chromosome 16, iyBomFerv1, whole genome shotgun sequence genomic region, the following are encoded:
- the LOC139995671 gene encoding uncharacterized protein yields MAVEFLVNRLKALIVLLLGVFRRAMCCLRRRRRSSCDSIPLSTIGVVPNTVNNTTQPELEHWDQWEENPVVVVPDRPVNTVQAKIEQYRQQVSKLPESTEEQQPNFFENMTPKITTQTKIFVNDKASENTSWNASKFAMANDLVPSNELGEWEDNAVGWEEETTKEFGDPTKTLREQKRREREQRLFEQQQKRIERNSRPQPLGAKLNS; encoded by the exons ATGGCAGTAGAATTTTTAGTAAATCGTTTGAAAGCCCTCATCGTATTACTTCTGGGAGTATTTAGGCGTGCGATGTGCTGTCTTCGACGTCGAAGAAGGTCGTCTTGTGATTCTATACCTCTCTCCACGATCGGCGTAGTACCAAACACCGTAAACAACACAACACAACCA GAATTAGAGCACTGGGATCAATGGGAAGAAAATCCTGTCGTGGTCGTGCCGGATAGGCCAGTTAACACGGTACAAGCAAAAATCGAACAATACAGACAGCAAGTTTCTAAACTGCCAGAATCTACAGAGGAGCAGCAACCAAATTTTTTCGAg AATATGACACCAAAGATTACAACACAGACAAAGATTTTTGTAAATGATAAGGCTTCGGAAAATACATCCTGGAACGCATCAAAATTTGCCATGGCGAATGATCTTGTACCATCC aaTGAGCTAGGAGAATGGGAAGACAATGCTGTTGGCTGGGAAGAAGAAACAACAAAGGAATTTGGAGACCCCACAAAAACATTAAGAGAACAGAAGCGAAGAGAAAGGGAGCAACGGCTGTTCGAGCAGCAGCAGAAGAGAATTGAACGCAATTCAAGACCCCAACCATTAGGTGCAAAACTAAATTCTTGA